The following coding sequences are from one Culex quinquefasciatus strain JHB chromosome 1, VPISU_Cqui_1.0_pri_paternal, whole genome shotgun sequence window:
- the LOC6035107 gene encoding uncharacterized protein CG5902 — protein MSSSCCGTKKQKLNGNYSANGHCSGEGGSNGTAMNGHNGYLTNGHGNDVGHSSMGAQMPEMCFYCFEVLYRELNNLEEPRTPSFTNDPFPLFVTWKIGKDRRLRGCIGTFSAMRLHSGLREYAITSALKDSRFSPITRDEIQRLTVSVSILQGFEEARGYLDWTLGTHGIRIEFYNERGSKRTATYLPQVATEQGWDQTQTIDSLLRKGGYRAAITPETRRSIKLTRYTSQECHMTYGEYRDLVEGRGVSGQSQYNVPGKVQC, from the exons ATGTCGTCCAGTTGTTGCGGGACAAAGAAGCAAAAGCTCAACGGGAACTACTCGGCGAACGGGCACTGCTCGGGCGAGGGGGGCAGCAACGGAACCGCCATGAACGGCCACAACGGGTACCTGACCAATGGTCACGGGAACGACGTGGGCCACTCGTCGATGGGCGCCCAGATGCCGGAGATGTGCTTCTACTGCTTCGAGGTGCTGTACCGGGAGCTGAACAACCTGGAGGAACCTCGTACTCCGTCCTTCACCAACGATCCATT CCCATTGTTTGTTACCTGGAAAATTGGGAAGGACCGGCGTTTGCGCGGATGTATCGGAACATTCAGCGCAATGCGTCTTCACTCAG GTCTTCGAGAATACGCAATAACAAGTGCTTTAAAGGACTCGCGCTTCTCGCCGATCACGCGGGACGAGATCCAAAGACTGACCGTGTCGGTGTCGATCCTGCAGGGCTTCGAGGAGGCCCGCGGCTACCTGGACTGGACACTGGGCACGCACGGCATCCGGATAGAGTTCTACAACGAACGGGGCTCGAAGCGGACCGCGACCTACCTGCCGCAGGTCGCCACCGAGCAGG GCTGGGACCAAACGCAAACGATCGACTCGCTGCTGCGCAAGGGCGGCTACCGGGCCGCCATCACGCCGGAGACGCGTCGCTCGATCAAGCTGACGCGCTACACGTCCCAGGAGTGCCACATGACGTACGGGGAGTACCGCGACCTGGTGGAGGGCCGTGGCGTCTCGGGACAATCGCAGTACAACGTGCCCGGTAAAGTGCAATGCTAA